From Salvia splendens isolate huo1 chromosome 3, SspV2, whole genome shotgun sequence, a single genomic window includes:
- the LOC121794737 gene encoding RNA-binding protein 25-like isoform X1, which yields MADPTPAPETTAVTADHNPALHKSEREPEPESRSAQSDPSPTSLPQFPNPSPSGPPPPSVLVTPPPAMQPSFRPAGTLGAATPQFQHVLPYQVPGVPPPGVVPAPAVGNGPLASVHPVMAPPYAMPGQPMRYGPPMSNGYPGMPQPLHQGAMPPGVPRYPSPYAPMLQPAFSMRPLVGVMPPLARPPVIGIRGPIIPPVVRPITPSVTSAEEPQTTVYVGKISSTVENDFMLSLLQLCGPVKNWKRPQDPTGTLKGFGFCEFESAEGVLRALRLLNKLRVDGQELMLNVNQTTRKYLERYVEKKIEGSKAKESATDGSDKEEARESSSDNDKAVKLTEESLKPSSDEQQTKDNSETNKENPEAGSFSLVTDEDRDADRDACEKLTGMLEERLKNKPLPPPPPPPQTLIDGPGNSNSEQPSGSKDREPEGGVKNDTEDKNDDDKTAESKPSSEPDGAGTGSPDRSRRHDRNRDRDRDPKRERERELERYEREREHERAKREKERENRSREDERRYKVREKEWESREREREHWRKRERERERERAHERKWEVVDQERDDDDGYGKKRKYKISDEERKRRQREKEEDLADRVREEEEIDEAKMRAEEVQKKQLEVLKTETVLPVNGLEKAISPNDINAEDQGKADQTFELKPSPRTYEVTGEGIVQNGTSDSSNFAPDIQQNSNVPTKKLGFGLSGFGKRAAVPSVFNEDEDAHKEKKMRPLVPIDYSTEEREAIQSSMAEAPTANMAAAAEFVKRISTVNSKEIDGEKEKSRRSHERSGQRDRDRHEEENNSIRKESRRDHSERERSNKTKTPEKQKLLDAKQLIDTIPKTKDELFSYEINWAIYDQNVLHERMRPWVSKKITDFLGEEEVTLVEYIVCSTQEHVDAGEMLERLQTILDDEAEMFVLKMWRMLIFEIKKVETGLGLKPKA from the exons ATGGCGGATCCAACGCCAGCGCCGGAAACAACCGCCGTCACCGCCGATCACAATCCCGCTCTCCATAAATCCGAACGCGAACCTGAACCTGAATCTCGATCCGCCCAATCTGATCCATCTCCCACATCGCTTCCCCAATTTCCAAACCCTAGTCCTAGCGGCCCTCCGCCTCCATCAGTTCTCGTTACTCCTCCACCGGCGATGCAGCCCTCCTTCCGCCCGGCTGGGACGCTTGGCGCCGCTACCCCGCAATTCCAACATGTCCTCCCCTATCAGGTTCCTGGTGTTCCACCTCCAGGAGTGGTACCAGCTCCCGCGGTTGGGAACGGCCCGTTGGCGTCGGTGCATCCGGTGATGGCGCCGCCTTACGCCATGCCCGGTCAGCCTATGAGATATGGGCCGCCTATGTCGAATGGCTACCCTGGTATGCCTCAGCCTCTTCACCAAGGTGCCATGCCTCCGG GAGTACCTCGTTATCCTTCTCCTTATGCACCAATGCTTCAGCCAGCGTTTTCTATGCGGCCATTGGTTGGTGTTATGCCACCATTGGCACGCCCTCCAGTTATTGGAATTCGTGGTCCAATTATTCCTCCAGTTGTTAGACCCATTACTCCAAGCGTGACATCAGCAGAGGAGCCACAGACAACTGTATATGTTGGGAAGATATCATCAACTGTGGAAAATGATTTCATGTTGTCTCTCCTGCAG CTTTGTGGGCCAGTAAAGAATTGGAAACGTCCACAAGACCCCACTGGAACTTTGAAAGGTTTTGGGTTTTGTGAATTTGAGTCTGCTGAAGGAGTTCTTCGGGCATTGCGACTACTTAATAAGCTAAGAGTTGATGGACAAGAGTTGATG TTAAATGTTAATCAAACAACACGGAAATATCTTGAGCGCTATGTAGAGAAAAAGATAGAAGGTTCGAAAGCCAAGGAATCTGCAACTGATGGTTCTGACAAAGAGGAAGCAAGGGAATCGAGCTCTGATAATGACAAAGCTGTTAAGTTGACTGAAGAGTCTCTAAAGCCTTCATCAGATGAACAACAGACAAAGGATAATAGTGAGACGAATAAGGAAAATCCTGAGGCTGGCAGTTTTAGCCTTGTAACTGATGAAGACAGGGATGCAGACCGTGATGCTTGCGAGAAGCTCACAGGTATGTTAGAGGAACGGCTGAAGAACAAACCACTTCCTCCTCCACCCCCACCCCCACAAACACTTATTGATGGACCTGGAAACTCAAACTCAGAGCAGCCTTCTGGTTCAAAGGATAGAGAACCAGAAGGTGGGGTGAAGAACG ATACAGAAGACAAAAATGATGATGACAAGACTGCTGAGAGCAAACCCTCTAGTGAGCCTGATGGAGCAGGAACAGGTTCTCCTGATAGGAGTAGAAGGCATGATAGGAACAGGGATCGAGACCGTGACCCAAAACGAGAAAGAGAAAGGGAACTTGAAAGATACGAGAGAGAGCGAGAGCATGAGCGAGCtaagagggagaaggagagagaaaataggaGTCGGGAAGATGAACGGAGGTATAAAGTGCGTGAAAAAGAATGGGAAtccagagaaagagagagagaacatTGGCGGAAGAGAGAGCGAgaacgagagagagaaagggctCATGAAAGGAAGTGGGAAGTTGTGGACCAAGAACGTGACGATGATGATGGGTATGGAAAGAAGAGGAAATATAAGATCAGTGAtgaagagaggaaaagaagaCAGAGGGAGAAGGAAGAGGATCTGGCTGACAGAGtgagagaggaggaagaaattgatGAAGCTAAAATGCGAGCCGAAGAAGTTCAGAAGAAACAGCTTGAGGTACTGAAAACAGAAACTGTTCTGCCAGTTAATGGATTAGAGAAAGCTATCTCGCCAAATGATATCAATGCTGAAGACCAGGGTAAGGCTGATCAGACCTTTGAGCTCAAACCAAGTCCTAGAACTTATGAAG TTACAGGTGAAGGGATTGTGCAGAATGGCACCAGCGATTCGTCTAATTTTGCTCCGGACATTCAACAAAATAGCAATGTGCCAACTAAAAAGTTGGGCTTTGGGCTTTCAGGATTCGGAAAGCGAGCTGCTGTACCTTCAGTTTTTAATGAGGATGAGGATGCAcataaggaaaagaaaatgagacCTCTAGTTCCAATTGATTACTCAACTGAGGAACGGGAAGCTATTCAATCTTCCATGGCCGAAGCCCCAACAGCTAATATGGCTGCTGCAGCAGAATTTGTGAAGCGTATCTCAACTGTTAATTCTAAAGAAATTgatggagaaaaagaaaaaagtagacGCTCTCATGAGAGATCCGGCCAACGTGACCGTGATAGACATGAGGAAGAGAACAATAGCATCCGCAAGGAGAGCAGAAGAGATCATTCTGAAAGAGAAAGATCAAATAAAACAAAGACCCCAGAAAAACAGAAGCTCTTGGATGCTAAGCAGTTGATTGACACTATCCCAAAGACCAAAGATGAGTTGTTCTCCTATGAGATCAACTGGGCTATCTATGATCAG AATGTGCTGCATGAGAGAATGAGACCATGGGTATCAAAGAAGATAACAGACTTTTTGGGCGAGGAAGAGGTCACACTAGTAGAGTATATCGTGTGTAGCACTCAGGAGCATGTCGATGCAGGTGAGATGCTCGAGAGGCTCCAAACTATATTAGATGATGAAGCTGAAATGTTTGTGCTCAAGATGTGGAGAATGCTTATTTTTGAGATCAAGAAGGTAGAGACTGGCTTGGGTCTGAAGCCCAAGGCCTGA
- the LOC121794737 gene encoding RNA-binding protein 25-like isoform X2 yields the protein MADPTPAPETTAVTADHNPALHKSEREPEPESRSAQSDPSPTSLPQFPNPSPSGPPPPSVLVTPPPAMQPSFRPAGTLGAATPQFQHVLPYQVPGVPPPGVVPAPAVGNGPLASVHPVMAPPYAMPGQPMRYGPPMSNGYPGMPQPLHQGAMPPGVPRYPSPYAPMLQPAFSMRPLVGVMPPLARPPVIGIRGPIIPPVVRPITPSVTSAEEPQTTVYVGKISSTVENDFMLSLLQLCGPVKNWKRPQDPTGTLKGFGFCEFESAEGVLRALRLLNKLRVDGQELMLNVNQTTRKYLERYVEKKIEGSKAKESATDGSDKEEARESSSDNDKAVKLTEESLKPSSDEQQTKDNSETNKENPEAGSFSLVTDEDRDADRDACEKLTGMLEERLKNKPLPPPPPPPQTLIDGPGNSNSEQPSGSKDREPEGGVKNDTEDKNDDDKTAESKPSSEPDGAGTGSPDRSRRHDRNRDRDRDPKRERERELERYEREREHERAKREKERENRSREDERRYKVREKEWESREREREHWRKRERERERERAHERKWEVVDQERDDDDGYGKKRKYKISDEERKRRQREKEEDLADRVREEEEIDEAKMRAEEVQKKQLEVLKTETVLPVNGLEKAISPNDINAEDQGKADQTFELKPSPRTYEGEGIVQNGTSDSSNFAPDIQQNSNVPTKKLGFGLSGFGKRAAVPSVFNEDEDAHKEKKMRPLVPIDYSTEEREAIQSSMAEAPTANMAAAAEFVKRISTVNSKEIDGEKEKSRRSHERSGQRDRDRHEEENNSIRKESRRDHSERERSNKTKTPEKQKLLDAKQLIDTIPKTKDELFSYEINWAIYDQNVLHERMRPWVSKKITDFLGEEEVTLVEYIVCSTQEHVDAGEMLERLQTILDDEAEMFVLKMWRMLIFEIKKVETGLGLKPKA from the exons ATGGCGGATCCAACGCCAGCGCCGGAAACAACCGCCGTCACCGCCGATCACAATCCCGCTCTCCATAAATCCGAACGCGAACCTGAACCTGAATCTCGATCCGCCCAATCTGATCCATCTCCCACATCGCTTCCCCAATTTCCAAACCCTAGTCCTAGCGGCCCTCCGCCTCCATCAGTTCTCGTTACTCCTCCACCGGCGATGCAGCCCTCCTTCCGCCCGGCTGGGACGCTTGGCGCCGCTACCCCGCAATTCCAACATGTCCTCCCCTATCAGGTTCCTGGTGTTCCACCTCCAGGAGTGGTACCAGCTCCCGCGGTTGGGAACGGCCCGTTGGCGTCGGTGCATCCGGTGATGGCGCCGCCTTACGCCATGCCCGGTCAGCCTATGAGATATGGGCCGCCTATGTCGAATGGCTACCCTGGTATGCCTCAGCCTCTTCACCAAGGTGCCATGCCTCCGG GAGTACCTCGTTATCCTTCTCCTTATGCACCAATGCTTCAGCCAGCGTTTTCTATGCGGCCATTGGTTGGTGTTATGCCACCATTGGCACGCCCTCCAGTTATTGGAATTCGTGGTCCAATTATTCCTCCAGTTGTTAGACCCATTACTCCAAGCGTGACATCAGCAGAGGAGCCACAGACAACTGTATATGTTGGGAAGATATCATCAACTGTGGAAAATGATTTCATGTTGTCTCTCCTGCAG CTTTGTGGGCCAGTAAAGAATTGGAAACGTCCACAAGACCCCACTGGAACTTTGAAAGGTTTTGGGTTTTGTGAATTTGAGTCTGCTGAAGGAGTTCTTCGGGCATTGCGACTACTTAATAAGCTAAGAGTTGATGGACAAGAGTTGATG TTAAATGTTAATCAAACAACACGGAAATATCTTGAGCGCTATGTAGAGAAAAAGATAGAAGGTTCGAAAGCCAAGGAATCTGCAACTGATGGTTCTGACAAAGAGGAAGCAAGGGAATCGAGCTCTGATAATGACAAAGCTGTTAAGTTGACTGAAGAGTCTCTAAAGCCTTCATCAGATGAACAACAGACAAAGGATAATAGTGAGACGAATAAGGAAAATCCTGAGGCTGGCAGTTTTAGCCTTGTAACTGATGAAGACAGGGATGCAGACCGTGATGCTTGCGAGAAGCTCACAGGTATGTTAGAGGAACGGCTGAAGAACAAACCACTTCCTCCTCCACCCCCACCCCCACAAACACTTATTGATGGACCTGGAAACTCAAACTCAGAGCAGCCTTCTGGTTCAAAGGATAGAGAACCAGAAGGTGGGGTGAAGAACG ATACAGAAGACAAAAATGATGATGACAAGACTGCTGAGAGCAAACCCTCTAGTGAGCCTGATGGAGCAGGAACAGGTTCTCCTGATAGGAGTAGAAGGCATGATAGGAACAGGGATCGAGACCGTGACCCAAAACGAGAAAGAGAAAGGGAACTTGAAAGATACGAGAGAGAGCGAGAGCATGAGCGAGCtaagagggagaaggagagagaaaataggaGTCGGGAAGATGAACGGAGGTATAAAGTGCGTGAAAAAGAATGGGAAtccagagaaagagagagagaacatTGGCGGAAGAGAGAGCGAgaacgagagagagaaagggctCATGAAAGGAAGTGGGAAGTTGTGGACCAAGAACGTGACGATGATGATGGGTATGGAAAGAAGAGGAAATATAAGATCAGTGAtgaagagaggaaaagaagaCAGAGGGAGAAGGAAGAGGATCTGGCTGACAGAGtgagagaggaggaagaaattgatGAAGCTAAAATGCGAGCCGAAGAAGTTCAGAAGAAACAGCTTGAGGTACTGAAAACAGAAACTGTTCTGCCAGTTAATGGATTAGAGAAAGCTATCTCGCCAAATGATATCAATGCTGAAGACCAGGGTAAGGCTGATCAGACCTTTGAGCTCAAACCAAGTCCTAGAACTTATGAAG GTGAAGGGATTGTGCAGAATGGCACCAGCGATTCGTCTAATTTTGCTCCGGACATTCAACAAAATAGCAATGTGCCAACTAAAAAGTTGGGCTTTGGGCTTTCAGGATTCGGAAAGCGAGCTGCTGTACCTTCAGTTTTTAATGAGGATGAGGATGCAcataaggaaaagaaaatgagacCTCTAGTTCCAATTGATTACTCAACTGAGGAACGGGAAGCTATTCAATCTTCCATGGCCGAAGCCCCAACAGCTAATATGGCTGCTGCAGCAGAATTTGTGAAGCGTATCTCAACTGTTAATTCTAAAGAAATTgatggagaaaaagaaaaaagtagacGCTCTCATGAGAGATCCGGCCAACGTGACCGTGATAGACATGAGGAAGAGAACAATAGCATCCGCAAGGAGAGCAGAAGAGATCATTCTGAAAGAGAAAGATCAAATAAAACAAAGACCCCAGAAAAACAGAAGCTCTTGGATGCTAAGCAGTTGATTGACACTATCCCAAAGACCAAAGATGAGTTGTTCTCCTATGAGATCAACTGGGCTATCTATGATCAG AATGTGCTGCATGAGAGAATGAGACCATGGGTATCAAAGAAGATAACAGACTTTTTGGGCGAGGAAGAGGTCACACTAGTAGAGTATATCGTGTGTAGCACTCAGGAGCATGTCGATGCAGGTGAGATGCTCGAGAGGCTCCAAACTATATTAGATGATGAAGCTGAAATGTTTGTGCTCAAGATGTGGAGAATGCTTATTTTTGAGATCAAGAAGGTAGAGACTGGCTTGGGTCTGAAGCCCAAGGCCTGA
- the LOC121794737 gene encoding RNA-binding protein 25-like isoform X3 codes for MLQPAFSMRPLVGVMPPLARPPVIGIRGPIIPPVVRPITPSVTSAEEPQTTVYVGKISSTVENDFMLSLLQLCGPVKNWKRPQDPTGTLKGFGFCEFESAEGVLRALRLLNKLRVDGQELMLNVNQTTRKYLERYVEKKIEGSKAKESATDGSDKEEARESSSDNDKAVKLTEESLKPSSDEQQTKDNSETNKENPEAGSFSLVTDEDRDADRDACEKLTGMLEERLKNKPLPPPPPPPQTLIDGPGNSNSEQPSGSKDREPEGGVKNDTEDKNDDDKTAESKPSSEPDGAGTGSPDRSRRHDRNRDRDRDPKRERERELERYEREREHERAKREKERENRSREDERRYKVREKEWESREREREHWRKRERERERERAHERKWEVVDQERDDDDGYGKKRKYKISDEERKRRQREKEEDLADRVREEEEIDEAKMRAEEVQKKQLEVLKTETVLPVNGLEKAISPNDINAEDQGKADQTFELKPSPRTYEVTGEGIVQNGTSDSSNFAPDIQQNSNVPTKKLGFGLSGFGKRAAVPSVFNEDEDAHKEKKMRPLVPIDYSTEEREAIQSSMAEAPTANMAAAAEFVKRISTVNSKEIDGEKEKSRRSHERSGQRDRDRHEEENNSIRKESRRDHSERERSNKTKTPEKQKLLDAKQLIDTIPKTKDELFSYEINWAIYDQNVLHERMRPWVSKKITDFLGEEEVTLVEYIVCSTQEHVDAGEMLERLQTILDDEAEMFVLKMWRMLIFEIKKVETGLGLKPKA; via the exons ATGCTTCAGCCAGCGTTTTCTATGCGGCCATTGGTTGGTGTTATGCCACCATTGGCACGCCCTCCAGTTATTGGAATTCGTGGTCCAATTATTCCTCCAGTTGTTAGACCCATTACTCCAAGCGTGACATCAGCAGAGGAGCCACAGACAACTGTATATGTTGGGAAGATATCATCAACTGTGGAAAATGATTTCATGTTGTCTCTCCTGCAG CTTTGTGGGCCAGTAAAGAATTGGAAACGTCCACAAGACCCCACTGGAACTTTGAAAGGTTTTGGGTTTTGTGAATTTGAGTCTGCTGAAGGAGTTCTTCGGGCATTGCGACTACTTAATAAGCTAAGAGTTGATGGACAAGAGTTGATG TTAAATGTTAATCAAACAACACGGAAATATCTTGAGCGCTATGTAGAGAAAAAGATAGAAGGTTCGAAAGCCAAGGAATCTGCAACTGATGGTTCTGACAAAGAGGAAGCAAGGGAATCGAGCTCTGATAATGACAAAGCTGTTAAGTTGACTGAAGAGTCTCTAAAGCCTTCATCAGATGAACAACAGACAAAGGATAATAGTGAGACGAATAAGGAAAATCCTGAGGCTGGCAGTTTTAGCCTTGTAACTGATGAAGACAGGGATGCAGACCGTGATGCTTGCGAGAAGCTCACAGGTATGTTAGAGGAACGGCTGAAGAACAAACCACTTCCTCCTCCACCCCCACCCCCACAAACACTTATTGATGGACCTGGAAACTCAAACTCAGAGCAGCCTTCTGGTTCAAAGGATAGAGAACCAGAAGGTGGGGTGAAGAACG ATACAGAAGACAAAAATGATGATGACAAGACTGCTGAGAGCAAACCCTCTAGTGAGCCTGATGGAGCAGGAACAGGTTCTCCTGATAGGAGTAGAAGGCATGATAGGAACAGGGATCGAGACCGTGACCCAAAACGAGAAAGAGAAAGGGAACTTGAAAGATACGAGAGAGAGCGAGAGCATGAGCGAGCtaagagggagaaggagagagaaaataggaGTCGGGAAGATGAACGGAGGTATAAAGTGCGTGAAAAAGAATGGGAAtccagagaaagagagagagaacatTGGCGGAAGAGAGAGCGAgaacgagagagagaaagggctCATGAAAGGAAGTGGGAAGTTGTGGACCAAGAACGTGACGATGATGATGGGTATGGAAAGAAGAGGAAATATAAGATCAGTGAtgaagagaggaaaagaagaCAGAGGGAGAAGGAAGAGGATCTGGCTGACAGAGtgagagaggaggaagaaattgatGAAGCTAAAATGCGAGCCGAAGAAGTTCAGAAGAAACAGCTTGAGGTACTGAAAACAGAAACTGTTCTGCCAGTTAATGGATTAGAGAAAGCTATCTCGCCAAATGATATCAATGCTGAAGACCAGGGTAAGGCTGATCAGACCTTTGAGCTCAAACCAAGTCCTAGAACTTATGAAG TTACAGGTGAAGGGATTGTGCAGAATGGCACCAGCGATTCGTCTAATTTTGCTCCGGACATTCAACAAAATAGCAATGTGCCAACTAAAAAGTTGGGCTTTGGGCTTTCAGGATTCGGAAAGCGAGCTGCTGTACCTTCAGTTTTTAATGAGGATGAGGATGCAcataaggaaaagaaaatgagacCTCTAGTTCCAATTGATTACTCAACTGAGGAACGGGAAGCTATTCAATCTTCCATGGCCGAAGCCCCAACAGCTAATATGGCTGCTGCAGCAGAATTTGTGAAGCGTATCTCAACTGTTAATTCTAAAGAAATTgatggagaaaaagaaaaaagtagacGCTCTCATGAGAGATCCGGCCAACGTGACCGTGATAGACATGAGGAAGAGAACAATAGCATCCGCAAGGAGAGCAGAAGAGATCATTCTGAAAGAGAAAGATCAAATAAAACAAAGACCCCAGAAAAACAGAAGCTCTTGGATGCTAAGCAGTTGATTGACACTATCCCAAAGACCAAAGATGAGTTGTTCTCCTATGAGATCAACTGGGCTATCTATGATCAG AATGTGCTGCATGAGAGAATGAGACCATGGGTATCAAAGAAGATAACAGACTTTTTGGGCGAGGAAGAGGTCACACTAGTAGAGTATATCGTGTGTAGCACTCAGGAGCATGTCGATGCAGGTGAGATGCTCGAGAGGCTCCAAACTATATTAGATGATGAAGCTGAAATGTTTGTGCTCAAGATGTGGAGAATGCTTATTTTTGAGATCAAGAAGGTAGAGACTGGCTTGGGTCTGAAGCCCAAGGCCTGA